Proteins encoded together in one Trichocoleus desertorum ATA4-8-CV12 window:
- a CDS encoding helix-turn-helix transcriptional regulator gives MPPRRYLQPEDFSLLGKVVLQYAEERNISMNEVARRAGISQPGLRAACLRGASPTDVTLQKLSKAIERPIAELYDLVYKARIEELHHNMPEAELPDNFSILARQLFEAAKELGLAEPEKSPSKENFKEALRALGFSPRSVA, from the coding sequence ATGCCTCCAAGGCGATATCTACAGCCAGAAGATTTCTCGCTTCTAGGCAAAGTTGTGCTCCAATACGCTGAAGAGCGCAACATTAGTATGAATGAGGTAGCTAGACGGGCTGGTATCAGCCAACCTGGTCTTAGAGCAGCCTGTCTTCGAGGAGCTAGCCCAACAGATGTGACTTTACAAAAATTGAGTAAAGCAATTGAAAGACCTATCGCTGAGTTATATGACCTAGTTTATAAGGCTAGGATTGAGGAACTGCATCACAATATGCCTGAGGCTGAGCTACCGGATAACTTTAGCATCCTAGCTAGACAACTATTTGAAGCCGCTAAGGAGCTAGGACTTGCAGAGCCAGAGAAAAGTCCTAGCAAAGAAAATTTTAAGGAAGCACTTCGAGCCCTTGGTTTTTCGCCTAGGTCGGTAGCTTAG